Genomic segment of Xenopus laevis strain J_2021 chromosome 4S, Xenopus_laevis_v10.1, whole genome shotgun sequence:
TTCGTTTCACTATATGTTTATCAAAAATGCCTTTCCAAGGTGGGATGGGGCTGAAATATTGTTACTGTGGGGACCGCTGACAAATTGCTTCCTCTGCAGGAGTAAAGTTCATTCTGACAGCAGTAACGACTTTTAAACAAGAATAAAGTGCTGTAAATATTAGTGAGGCAGGTAAGAAAGACAAGGCAGGAGTAAGGGACAGTTGTCTATGTGGGCGCAGCTCACCCGCTCTTCTTCATGTGCACAAACAGCGCCAGGTCTCCAGTCAGGGCGCTTCCATTTAATGAATGGGGATGACGTCGCGGAGGGCCCCACCTCCAGCTTTTATATAGAGTTTTTATGTCGCTCCACAGGTCTGCGGAGAAGGCAGCAGCGGCAGCAGGTGGTCTATAGAGGGATGGCTGGGTGGGCGGCGGTTCCTCGGCACCGAACCTTAGAGCAGCTCCAACACGAAAGGCGGGTGGTTGCCCCCCCTGAGGAGAAGTGAATAGGACGGGCAGGAGGATGTTGGATCCCATCTCCTCTACAAGTATGAAGGAGCGGGACAGGAGTAACATGACGGCGAGGGCGGAGGAGGGGGGCAACACGGTGTCCGTGGCTTTCCCACTGTCCATGATGATCACGGGGCTGGTGGGCAACGCGCTGGCAATGTTATTGGTGTATAAATCGTACAAGAAGAAGGAAAGTGCGAGGAAACACTCGTTCCTGCTGTGCATCGGCTCCCTGGCACTCACAGACTTCATAGGACAACTTCTCACCAGCCCCATTGTCATCTCCGTGTACCTGTCCAACCGGCAGTGGGCTAAGGTGGATGCCTCGGGGCACCTGTGTCCTTTCTTCGGACTGTGCATGACTATGTTCGGCCTGTGCCCACTGTTTATAGCGAGCGCTATGGCGATAGAGCGCACCCTGGCCATCCGCACTCCTCACTGGTACTCCTGTCACATGAAGCCCCGCGCTACCAACATGCTGCTCCTCTGCATCTGGCTCGGGGTGCTGGCCTTTGCCCTCCTGCCTATCCTCGGGGTGGGACAGTACACGCTGCAGTGGCCGGGCACTTGGTGCTTCATCAGCACAGGAGACAGCGAGGCGCCGGGGAACATCTTCTTCGCTTCAACGTTCGCCTGCCTCGGACTTGTGTCGCTCTTTACCACTTTCGCTTGCAACTTGTCGACCATCGTCGCCTTGGTGTCCCGGTGTAAGCGCAGGAGCAGCACGTCCCAAGCGAGCAGGCAATGGGAAAGGATCACGTTAGAAACCCTCATCCAACTCATGGGCATCATGTGCGTCCTGTTTACCTGCTGGTCCCCTCTCCTGGTAGGCGCTTGTCTCTCTATATTCCCCCTCTATCTACAGAAATACATCCAGGAACATGGAAATGAGACACATTCTCTCTATTGCTCACTCACtagtgcaggagtgcccatagTTTTCTACTTTTACTGATCAAGCGCAAATGAAAACAAAGGTGGGAGGGATAGACTTACTGTTAGATGAGAAAGGAGCCCAGATGatttaaaagtagaaaatctttattaggacatattcaaacctaacgcgtttcgtgccaacggtgggcacttactcataggctaacagtctccctccccacccttggcacgaaacacgtcaggtttgaatatgtcctaataaagattttctcaTCTATACAAAGACAAAATAGAGCAGGCAGCACCATTCATCACTAAGAGAAACAGTGGACGGTGTGCAGGGTCTGATATATCAATCACATGTGGAAGAAGAAAACGAACTGACCCAcgaaattgcaccaccccatcccaCAATCAAATCTCTCCGTTAATCAgctttaaaacataacttttctgAAGTACATATAAAGAAGAAAGTCCAGCTAAGGCATTAGAATAAGGGAAGAGTAGGGAGATGGAAAGACCCTAGGTTAGGGGTTATACTATATGTACttagtaaaagttatgttttaaagttGATTCACCGAGTGATTTGATTGTGGGATGATGTGGTGCAGTctcatgggtcagttctttttcttcttccGCATATGATTTTCTCATCAAACAGTAAGTCTATCccaactttgttttcatttttgcttAGTCAATTAAACTCTATGGCCCTCAGActggggtctgtttgggattaGACTACTGTGAACGACGtattaatgaaataaagaaatttagatttattttttggaCAATGTTCCAGCAGTAGAGACACACACCACAGTTTACGACGTTTAGtggtgttgtcccattatgatctgaaTCCATAAAATAgcgttagcattctgttccatggaaaatatgaattaaatattgatttatgagaaaatgtatattgctatattttacaagcaactattttttatgtagtaacatagtaagttaggttgaaaaaagacacgcatccatcaagttcaaacttttaacctgcctaactgccagttgatccagaagaaggcaataaAACCCCACTTGACCCtgtaaccttaatataataaaaatctgaatgaaaagaatgaaacaggagggagatttagacaagctgtttgttgacagtgtcttgagatctactgatcaccagctaaaggtctactggtaaatcccgatctactttttgggcacccctgcactaGTGCCATGGAAAGGGGAAATAGAGAGCAAACTTTAGATTCATATTTGCCTCTGATGTGCCACCAGTTATAGAGATGATTACTCACATACCCCTTCCTTTTGTAATAAAGCAGTGCTTCTAGTAAAATAAAGTCTGCTTCATCATTGGCTACTGCAGAACCTCTTGGCAAGTAGTCTTGTACTGACATTCAGCTTTTgtcatgttttctttcattagataGAGAAACTTTGTGAACAGCATGTGTCACTGATCATTTTCTTCTCTcggattttcatttcattttactaATGTTACCCATGTAGGTGCCTTTCTAGGAGATGTGAGAACACTGGTGGTTATACACACACCTCCAAAGCCTTCAATAAGAATCTACTTCTATACAAGCACAAAGTGCTATTGCTTATTCATTTTTCTAACACACGCATTAGGATCTCACTGTGGGAGGCTTAGCATTTAGACCTTTCCTTAACTTTTATTATAGCACAATGTTGCAGTGCagggaaaaaggtttttttaaaaaattgttgctgtaaataattattattatgaatatgtgtttatatagcaccaacatatttcacagcgctgaaTAATGGAAGGGATACTGCGTCCTTACTACTTTCTGTCATTCATCTTACAAACAAGCACTTGCTAGGATATGGTTATGATTTATTCACGCATTGTTTTTGTGCTGGAGTTATAAGGTGCTATAGCAACAGCCTGGTGTGGTTATAGTATTGTCGCAGTATGACTGTCAGCCAAAACACAACATTCTCATTATTGAAATTAGAGATGGCATGATACTATGAGCCTGGCATGATAACCTGATTCATAAGAAAATCCTGATTTGTGAAGACACTGCAATATTGTCCAGAGTATATAAGTTATAATATATGAAAAGAAGACTAGATTAAAATTGAAGATATTTGCAGGaggataaatataaaatatgggttGCTTGTGCTGTTATCATAAGCAGAAAGGGCATAGTTCTTGATcaatctacaggtatgggacctgttatccagaatgctcgggacttggggttttctggataagggatcttttgtaATATAGATCTCAATagcttaagtctattaaaaaataatgtacacctaaattaaagccaatttaatttgcttccaaaaagtattaattatatctcagttggtcaaggtactgttttattattacagagacaaaggaaatcatttttaaaaatgtaaattatatgattaaaattgagtctatgggagatgccctttctgtaatttggaactttttggataatgcgTTTCTTCATtacgtatcctatacctgtaacagaAAAACATCAATTACCAGCAAAGCATTACCTTACCATATTCTTGTATGTAGACATATAAAGCACAGGTATACtaatccatttatatatattatagtttactacagaaaaattcacccattttttattaatttcaatGAGATTTttcaaagcatatttatcaaatggagaACTCTAACTTCCCCCCATTGATAAACACACTTCTAAACAACCCATTGGAATGGAGAttgggtgagtttttatgtaGTAAACTCTAACACACACAGTAAGTCCCTCCTGTCATGGATAACAAATAAAAGTGGAGGATGAAAATGCAGGATCAAACCATGAGATGACTAGGATGACAGATTAATAAATACGACCAGCTGTGATGATGGATTGAGATAATGGTCACTGTGAGCCTATGCTTTATGCACAAAGTAGCAAGTCACTGTGGAAACCTAGCAGGTTTGGCAGAACAAAATCAGGTTTGTAAATCCCTTCCACCAAATGCTTTGATTTGACCCTAGTAGACGTAAACAATTTCAAACTCAAGGAGTGATATTCTGTAGTGTGAACCAGCATATGCACAATTATTTAATGTAAATCAATGCACAGTATAATTTGATATGATAGCATATAAGTTAAATAGCCAGTCTTTTTATCCCAGTACCTTTCTATCCCAGTAGCTACAATGTACTAGCTACAGGTTGATTTTACAGTCAGCATGAGTCACACTTGTATCATATATAAGGAGCAAATTATACCTTTGGTGTAATTCTGCATGTGCTATAAACTCACCCTGAATTAGGTGATAGTATTCTGTACATATATGAGTCATATCAAAACTCCATCAGATACATATGGGTGGCATATTTAGGCTTATATTCCAaattcaaactggaaaatgaggtttaggggcagatttactaaggttcgagtgaatttttgaagttaaaaaagttcgaatttcgaagtaatttttgggatacttcg
This window contains:
- the ptger3.S gene encoding prostaglandin E2 receptor EP3 subtype, which translates into the protein MLDPISSTSMKERDRSNMTARAEEGGNTVSVAFPLSMMITGLVGNALAMLLVYKSYKKKESARKHSFLLCIGSLALTDFIGQLLTSPIVISVYLSNRQWAKVDASGHLCPFFGLCMTMFGLCPLFIASAMAIERTLAIRTPHWYSCHMKPRATNMLLLCIWLGVLAFALLPILGVGQYTLQWPGTWCFISTGDSEAPGNIFFASTFACLGLVSLFTTFACNLSTIVALVSRCKRRSSTSQASRQWERITLETLIQLMGIMCVLFTCWSPLLVIMLKMMSNHTSVEHCKPKDSEQNTELQKDCNFFLTAIRLASLNQILDPWVYLLLRQILLRKFCQVANAVSNCSHDGQKQQPMIPTNEIRPAEG